In the genome of Coraliomargarita algicola, one region contains:
- a CDS encoding HAD family hydrolase, with protein MDLLLEGSLKPIDLLVFDCDGVLLETMAAKIEAFRQWVPQAHIAWRDAFMEVVMAGFGKARTHHIRCFYEEILGETVSEAFLSEEVERFADICEPLCATAAWRIGSREFVLACRQAGIPRYVLSGTPQQPLEAMLSSTGAAGLFDVIIGSPPAKPESLTRILAETGVPAHRCVFVGDAEADRVAAEHVGAHFVYFPSEANRPTGPISTEVSDLRQLLDVITL; from the coding sequence ATGGATTTACTTTTGGAGGGCTCACTTAAACCAATCGACTTGCTTGTTTTTGACTGCGATGGGGTCCTATTGGAAACCATGGCAGCTAAGATCGAGGCCTTTCGGCAGTGGGTCCCGCAGGCGCATATTGCGTGGCGCGATGCGTTTATGGAAGTCGTGATGGCTGGTTTCGGGAAAGCTCGGACGCACCATATTCGCTGCTTCTATGAGGAGATCTTGGGGGAGACGGTCTCAGAGGCTTTTCTCTCTGAGGAGGTGGAGCGGTTTGCGGATATCTGTGAGCCGCTTTGTGCGACGGCGGCTTGGCGTATCGGCTCGCGTGAGTTTGTGCTGGCTTGTCGTCAGGCGGGTATCCCGCGCTACGTGCTTTCGGGGACGCCTCAGCAGCCCTTGGAGGCGATGCTGTCATCGACTGGCGCAGCGGGACTATTTGATGTGATCATCGGCTCGCCTCCGGCTAAGCCAGAAAGCCTGACTCGAATCTTGGCTGAAACCGGCGTTCCGGCTCATCGTTGTGTCTTTGTGGGCGATGCGGAGGCGGACCGTGTAGCGGCAGAGCATGTGGGGGCGCATTTTGTGTATTTCCCTTCGGAGGCGAATCGCCCGACGGGGCCCATCTCTACGGAGGTGAGTGACTTACGGCAATTGTTGGACGTTATCACGCTCTAA
- a CDS encoding DUF7305 domain-containing protein, whose translation MHHNSTQSRATTSKQGSALIIAMIFTTVLAVIAIPSYLNLSNQTLKQSNRVFYNTAAINLAESGVEYAVQAIMLQSENNYNWSNWTLTGGSALKTLDEIVFTGDIKATTKISIYNYSSDAPEVVVKSTINMPFGPAIEKYMYASISASSTQGLFAYGMLTKDFIKASGGVAFDSWTSDPDNDPDTPYIPYSSRVATDKVAIATASTSAGAITLGSSDVYGTAAVGSADYSGLSVGWGGQVGPKDMSEWDPSDTDELWKKDGWLVSTQTGALSTGFTAAFEDITAPSLTPTDYRLDYKLPYTDRREVSNKWSTWYQNVYVDEETLGAPNTLTILNLDELEVKAGATLRLEGDIIINLPNENKTTLKVIEGGAIEMADDATVTVYLAGDMAITGAGLFSEVSPQQLQIWGTATGTQNFDFLNNGQFSGIIYAPNAEVKVTGNSDIYGSVIAKSIELTGSGSFRYDQSLANYTGGTTSAGPTRVDYVEELVGIERDPYIDDMAF comes from the coding sequence ATGCACCACAATTCCACACAATCAAGGGCCACTACGTCCAAGCAAGGTAGCGCGTTAATCATCGCCATGATTTTCACCACAGTATTGGCAGTGATCGCGATCCCCAGCTACCTGAACCTGAGCAACCAAACACTCAAACAATCCAATCGCGTCTTCTACAATACCGCCGCAATCAATCTCGCCGAATCTGGAGTAGAATATGCGGTGCAGGCGATCATGCTGCAATCTGAAAACAACTACAACTGGAGCAACTGGACCCTCACCGGCGGGAGCGCGTTAAAAACACTGGATGAAATTGTCTTCACCGGTGACATCAAAGCCACCACCAAGATTTCAATCTACAACTACTCAAGCGATGCCCCGGAAGTCGTCGTCAAGTCGACCATTAATATGCCATTCGGCCCCGCCATCGAGAAATACATGTACGCCAGCATTTCCGCCTCCAGCACACAAGGGCTCTTCGCCTACGGGATGCTCACCAAAGACTTCATCAAAGCCAGCGGTGGCGTCGCTTTCGATAGCTGGACATCCGATCCCGATAATGACCCCGACACTCCATACATCCCTTACAGTAGTCGAGTCGCAACCGATAAAGTCGCCATCGCCACCGCCAGCACCAGTGCCGGTGCCATCACCTTGGGCAGCTCCGATGTGTACGGCACCGCTGCCGTAGGCTCTGCGGACTACAGTGGGCTCAGCGTAGGTTGGGGTGGCCAGGTCGGCCCCAAAGACATGAGCGAATGGGATCCGTCCGATACCGATGAACTCTGGAAGAAAGATGGCTGGCTAGTCTCCACCCAAACAGGTGCTCTATCCACTGGCTTTACCGCAGCATTTGAAGATATCACAGCCCCCAGTCTCACACCAACCGACTATCGACTGGATTATAAACTGCCCTACACCGATAGGCGAGAAGTGAGCAACAAATGGTCTACCTGGTATCAAAATGTATATGTCGATGAGGAAACATTAGGCGCCCCCAACACTTTAACCATCCTCAACCTAGACGAATTGGAGGTCAAAGCTGGGGCCACGCTCCGCCTCGAAGGTGACATCATCATCAACCTCCCCAACGAAAACAAAACAACTCTCAAAGTCATTGAAGGTGGAGCCATCGAAATGGCTGACGACGCCACCGTCACGGTCTACCTCGCGGGCGACATGGCAATCACAGGCGCAGGACTCTTTAGCGAAGTTTCTCCCCAACAACTACAAATATGGGGCACCGCAACAGGCACACAAAATTTCGATTTCCTCAATAACGGACAATTCAGTGGTATTATTTATGCACCGAATGCCGAAGTAAAGGTCACAGGTAACTCCGACATCTACGGCTCCGTCATAGCCAAGAGCATCGAATTAACCGGTAGTGGTTCCTTCCGCTATGACCAGTCCCTAGCCAACTACACTGGCGGCACTACCAGTGCAGGCCCCACACGTGTTGATTATGTAGAAGAGCTCGTAGGTATCGAAAGAGATCCCTACATCGATGACATGGCCTTCTAG
- a CDS encoding type IV pilus modification PilV family protein, translated as MNPQTQHPPSAARKPKLLASSAQRGFTMVEIMIAIMIIGLGLASSAICLRIGMIQNDMARSTTYVTQVLQDEAEQIRLLNWSALQNLTTTATFTASDSITFPSIDPDKFTFTREINNIIGESGLKQIRLTARWSGIKNDAHELSMVFNYAENGMHDYYYGIRP; from the coding sequence ATGAATCCACAAACGCAACATCCTCCATCCGCAGCGCGTAAGCCCAAGCTACTGGCATCCAGCGCCCAACGAGGATTCACCATGGTGGAAATCATGATCGCCATAATGATCATCGGGCTCGGGCTAGCCTCCTCCGCCATCTGCCTGCGCATCGGGATGATCCAAAACGACATGGCTCGATCCACCACATACGTCACTCAAGTGTTACAAGACGAAGCCGAGCAGATCCGACTACTCAACTGGTCCGCCCTACAAAATCTAACAACGACCGCGACCTTTACCGCCTCAGACTCAATCACATTTCCATCAATCGATCCGGACAAATTTACCTTCACCCGTGAAATCAACAATATCATTGGCGAATCAGGCCTCAAACAAATACGTCTGACTGCGAGATGGAGCGGAATCAAAAATGATGCACATGAGCTCTCGATGGTCTTCAACTATGCCGAAAACGGCATGCACGACTATTACTACGGCATCCGGCCTTAA
- a CDS encoding prepilin-type N-terminal cleavage/methylation domain-containing protein, whose translation MRNTSNRTSTQSLSKSGMTLAELLIAISISMILSAVVISFYLTFAKASLAMSDYSDFDAETGILLQNFSRDVREAESITWTNSNSFKLLKKGIHYTYTYDSSKQEVTRQETGKSSVTLASNVSDLDFIAYDISGSKLSSGISLTLLGENTKMLQIIGEFSKHTAAGTPTSAKVASARYILRNKDTPTP comes from the coding sequence ATGCGCAATACAAGCAATCGCACCTCCACACAAAGTCTCTCCAAGTCGGGGATGACCTTGGCAGAGTTGTTGATCGCGATCAGCATCTCCATGATCCTATCTGCCGTAGTCATCTCTTTCTACCTGACCTTCGCCAAGGCATCGCTCGCCATGTCCGATTATTCCGATTTCGATGCGGAAACCGGCATACTACTACAGAATTTTTCTCGTGATGTGCGGGAAGCCGAATCCATCACCTGGACGAATAGCAACAGCTTCAAGCTGCTGAAAAAAGGCATTCACTATACTTATACCTACGACTCTAGTAAACAAGAAGTCACACGTCAGGAAACGGGTAAAAGCAGTGTTACCCTCGCCTCAAATGTTAGCGACCTGGATTTTATCGCCTACGACATTAGCGGTAGCAAGCTCAGTTCTGGCATCAGTCTCACCCTGCTAGGCGAAAATACCAAAATGCTCCAAATAATTGGCGAATTCAGCAAACACACAGCGGCAGGCACTCCAACTTCAGCTAAAGTTGCCTCCGCACGGTATATCCTTCGAAACAAAGACACTCCAACCCCGTGA
- the rny gene encoding ribonuclease Y, translating into MNFDHILGALLGVVFGILLTWIATKRRSARLEDALRSQFDVEKREARLAQKEERSELELLFKNKELELSHALVAREEELQIRARELERESERQSEQQAQIELKNKELVREQRLLSEAEHEAEKIRRLYRLKLHQITQMERDEARQLLMKSTERECAQEIRDLRQTLLGRAETEVANEAKRVLLAAMQRITSQPMNDATATVVNLPSEEMKGRIIGREGRNIRTFEHATGTTLMIDETPDSVLISCFDPVRREIARIALEALLRDGRIHPSSIEDEVVKAEEEMHANVIDLGEGALRKLRLHDVHPEVVALLGKLHYRLSNNQNTLAHSVEVANLCALIASEIGLDPTIAKRAGLFHDIGKAVDEDYEGSHASVGAEIIKQHGEDARVVNAAAAHHQEVPAESVYAGLVMVADSLSAVRPGARASSIDGFIQRVRSIEDIAAAQAGVSEAYAVQAGREVRVIVEPDVVSDEGARQLARTIRKKIEEQLNYPGTVEITVIREQRYSETAV; encoded by the coding sequence ATGAATTTTGACCATATACTCGGGGCGCTGCTTGGTGTCGTTTTCGGCATTTTACTTACATGGATTGCGACAAAGCGTCGTTCTGCTCGCCTAGAGGATGCCTTGCGTAGTCAGTTTGACGTGGAAAAGCGCGAAGCGCGGCTGGCGCAGAAAGAGGAGCGATCCGAGTTGGAGTTATTGTTTAAGAACAAGGAGCTCGAATTGAGTCATGCGCTGGTGGCGCGTGAGGAAGAGTTGCAGATTCGGGCGCGTGAACTCGAGCGTGAGAGTGAGCGACAATCGGAGCAACAGGCGCAGATCGAGTTGAAAAATAAGGAGCTTGTGCGAGAACAGCGTTTACTGAGTGAGGCTGAGCATGAAGCTGAAAAAATACGCCGCCTGTATCGTCTCAAACTGCACCAAATTACTCAGATGGAGCGTGACGAAGCGCGTCAATTGTTGATGAAGTCAACCGAGCGAGAGTGTGCGCAGGAGATTCGTGATTTGCGTCAGACCTTGCTGGGGCGTGCGGAGACTGAGGTCGCGAACGAAGCGAAGCGCGTTCTGCTGGCGGCGATGCAACGCATCACGAGTCAGCCCATGAACGATGCGACCGCTACAGTCGTCAATCTGCCGAGTGAGGAGATGAAGGGGCGAATTATCGGTCGCGAGGGGCGCAATATCCGCACTTTCGAACACGCGACTGGTACGACCTTGATGATTGATGAGACGCCGGATTCCGTCCTTATATCGTGCTTTGACCCCGTGCGTCGGGAGATTGCACGTATTGCGCTGGAAGCGCTCTTACGGGACGGGCGTATTCACCCTTCCAGTATTGAAGACGAAGTGGTCAAGGCTGAGGAAGAAATGCACGCCAATGTGATTGACTTGGGCGAGGGGGCTTTGCGCAAGTTGCGCTTGCATGATGTGCATCCAGAAGTGGTGGCTTTGCTTGGTAAGCTGCACTACCGTCTGTCTAATAATCAAAACACACTCGCACACTCGGTGGAGGTGGCGAACCTATGTGCTTTGATCGCTTCTGAGATCGGATTGGACCCCACGATCGCAAAGCGGGCGGGGCTTTTTCATGATATCGGCAAGGCGGTCGATGAAGATTACGAAGGGAGCCATGCGAGTGTGGGCGCAGAAATCATTAAGCAGCATGGTGAGGATGCGCGCGTGGTGAATGCTGCGGCAGCACACCACCAGGAGGTGCCTGCCGAGAGCGTCTATGCGGGATTGGTGATGGTGGCGGATTCACTTTCTGCGGTGCGTCCAGGGGCTCGGGCTTCGTCGATTGATGGCTTCATTCAGCGTGTGCGCAGTATTGAAGATATTGCGGCGGCGCAGGCTGGTGTTAGTGAGGCGTATGCGGTCCAGGCTGGACGCGAAGTACGTGTGATTGTTGAACCGGATGTGGTCAGCGATGAGGGCGCACGCCAATTGGCGCGGACCATTCGTAAGAAAATTGAAGAGCAACTAAATTATCCCGGCACGGTCGAAATCACTGTGATTCGAGAACAACGATATTCTGAAACTGCCGTATGA
- a CDS encoding Tex family protein, with protein sequence MQNPFIEQIAEELSLKAHQVAATAALIAEGGTVPFIARYRKEQTGELDEVEITSIRDRLQQLADLASRRESIKKSLDERGLLTDELKTKIAEAKTLAKLEDIYLPFRPKRRTKALIARERGLEPLATHIFENQNASDTAEQALKYVDADKEVPDANAALEGARHIIAEWISDDADIREKLRKLFWEQGILSSEAFPGKEVEGAKYSDYFDWKEPIKNAPSHRVLAIRRGEKEGFLFHRILPEEEPAIATIEKQFLNGRGPAADEVKKAIADAYKRLLSPSMETEVRIQAKKKADAAAIQVFADNARELLLASPLGQKRTMAVDPGFRTGCKTVILDAQGKLLFNHVLFCTGSAGQVERAGVEAKALVERYDIEAIAIGNGTAGRETEAFFRGLGLSPKIIIVSVNESGASIYSASEAAREEFPDQDLTVRGAVSIGRRLMDPLAELVKLDPKSIGVGQYQHDVDQYALKRTLDDTVISSVNKVGVEVNTASKQLLSYVSGLNESIAGNIIAHRQENGPFKSRKEFTKVSRLGPKAFEQCAGFLRIRDAAHPLDQSGVHPERYTLVEQMAANVGCKVEDLTRDSSARAKIKLEDYVSDEVGLPTLRDIMEELAKPGRDPRKQFEAFAFADGIEKPADLTLGMKLPGIVTNVTAFGAFVDVGVHQDGLVHISQLSDSFVDDPNKVVKVGDKVKVTVTEIDLQRNRIALSMKKQPEIGGKKERTGSPKKRSHSGSAPRGERRAKNNDFGSNWFDAALKK encoded by the coding sequence ATGCAGAACCCATTCATTGAACAAATCGCCGAAGAACTGAGCCTCAAGGCTCATCAAGTCGCCGCCACCGCAGCACTCATCGCCGAAGGCGGCACAGTGCCCTTTATCGCTCGCTACCGCAAAGAACAAACGGGCGAACTCGACGAGGTCGAAATCACTTCCATCCGCGATCGCTTACAGCAACTCGCTGACCTGGCCAGCCGCCGTGAATCCATCAAAAAATCACTGGATGAGCGTGGTCTGCTGACAGATGAATTAAAAACCAAGATCGCTGAAGCCAAGACCCTCGCAAAACTGGAAGATATCTATCTGCCCTTCCGCCCCAAGCGCCGCACCAAGGCACTGATCGCTCGCGAGCGCGGGCTCGAGCCACTGGCCACACATATTTTCGAAAATCAAAACGCCAGCGACACCGCCGAACAAGCACTCAAATATGTCGACGCCGACAAAGAAGTGCCCGATGCCAACGCTGCATTGGAAGGCGCACGCCACATCATAGCCGAGTGGATCAGCGACGATGCCGACATCCGCGAAAAACTGCGCAAACTTTTTTGGGAACAAGGTATCCTCAGCTCTGAAGCCTTCCCGGGCAAAGAAGTCGAAGGTGCCAAATACAGCGACTATTTCGATTGGAAGGAGCCGATTAAAAACGCGCCATCCCACCGCGTGCTGGCCATTCGACGTGGTGAAAAAGAAGGCTTCCTCTTCCACCGTATCCTGCCCGAAGAAGAGCCCGCCATCGCCACGATCGAAAAGCAATTTCTCAATGGACGCGGCCCCGCGGCCGATGAAGTCAAAAAAGCCATCGCCGACGCCTACAAGCGCCTACTCAGCCCCTCGATGGAAACCGAAGTGCGTATTCAGGCCAAGAAAAAGGCCGATGCCGCCGCCATCCAGGTATTCGCCGACAATGCACGCGAACTACTACTGGCATCCCCGCTGGGACAAAAACGCACCATGGCAGTCGACCCCGGCTTTCGCACTGGCTGCAAAACCGTGATTCTCGACGCACAGGGTAAACTCCTGTTCAATCACGTGCTCTTCTGCACCGGCAGCGCCGGACAAGTGGAACGCGCCGGCGTCGAAGCCAAAGCCCTCGTCGAGCGCTACGACATCGAAGCCATCGCCATCGGTAACGGCACCGCTGGCCGCGAGACCGAAGCCTTCTTCCGTGGACTCGGCCTCTCCCCGAAAATCATCATCGTCAGCGTCAACGAATCTGGCGCGTCGATCTACTCTGCCTCCGAGGCCGCCCGCGAAGAATTCCCCGACCAAGACCTCACCGTGCGCGGCGCCGTCTCCATCGGTCGCCGCCTAATGGACCCGTTGGCCGAATTGGTCAAACTCGACCCGAAATCCATCGGCGTAGGCCAATACCAACACGATGTCGATCAATACGCACTCAAGCGCACGCTCGACGACACCGTGATCTCCTCAGTCAACAAAGTCGGCGTCGAGGTTAACACGGCCAGTAAGCAACTCCTCTCCTACGTCTCCGGCCTCAATGAATCCATTGCCGGCAACATCATCGCGCACCGCCAAGAAAATGGCCCCTTCAAATCACGCAAGGAGTTCACCAAAGTCAGCCGCCTCGGCCCCAAGGCCTTCGAACAGTGCGCCGGCTTCCTCCGCATCCGCGACGCCGCGCACCCACTCGACCAGAGCGGCGTTCACCCCGAGCGCTACACACTCGTCGAGCAAATGGCGGCCAATGTAGGCTGCAAGGTCGAAGACCTCACCCGCGACAGTAGCGCGCGCGCCAAAATTAAGCTCGAAGATTACGTCTCCGACGAAGTCGGCCTACCGACACTGCGCGACATCATGGAAGAACTGGCCAAGCCAGGCCGCGACCCACGCAAGCAGTTTGAAGCCTTCGCATTTGCCGACGGAATCGAAAAGCCTGCCGACCTCACCCTAGGCATGAAACTCCCAGGCATTGTAACCAATGTCACCGCCTTCGGTGCCTTCGTCGATGTCGGCGTGCACCAAGATGGCTTGGTCCACATCAGCCAACTCTCAGACAGCTTCGTTGATGATCCCAACAAGGTCGTCAAAGTCGGCGACAAGGTCAAAGTCACCGTCACCGAAATCGACTTACAGCGCAATCGCATCGCGCTCTCGATGAAGAAACAGCCAGAAATCGGCGGCAAAAAAGAACGTACGGGCAGCCCCAAGAAACGTAGTCATTCCGGCAGTGCCCCACGGGGTGAACGCCGCGCCAAAAACAACGACTTCGGCAGCAACTGGTTCGACGCCGCACTCAAGAAGTAA
- a CDS encoding DUF481 domain-containing protein, whose amino-acid sequence MSVLKNYFTPVLLILSLSTVGATPSVVALDSGEQLIGEISPESTDAVLVLNSSLLGELKLDRKHVVSVKLQGVEGKSTAVDRARAKPAEKLTAARGKPRQEPQSSEAVKPTDKVADQAAEQAAKKAVAKAVAVEERSEQEALANAEERKVLETLKNFKTPDSWSGNVRLGVNLSRGDSRWAQSYATGKLEIKPKQSLNYYRFSGSYTYRQTERANGTEYKSTDKYDGEFLYRRTFWDNWFVQNAMGYRADQIKGIDREAQELVGIGYRYKPTSQFDILFGGGGGVEELDANYEDTRSGLNSLVNVFQEATWSPLKRTSLVQKFNYYWNPDDTDQFNYVFSAAIRVRLTDLLGFEFSYNKSFDNDVGDGNAQDDTQWRNALVVYF is encoded by the coding sequence ATGAGTGTTTTAAAAAACTATTTCACCCCCGTTCTGTTGATATTAAGCCTTTCCACTGTGGGGGCGACGCCTTCTGTTGTGGCGCTGGATAGTGGTGAGCAGCTGATTGGTGAGATTTCGCCCGAATCGACGGATGCGGTGCTTGTTTTGAATTCATCGCTCTTAGGAGAGCTTAAGCTTGATCGTAAGCATGTTGTTTCGGTGAAGTTGCAGGGCGTGGAGGGGAAATCCACGGCTGTGGATCGAGCACGCGCTAAGCCAGCCGAGAAGTTGACTGCGGCGCGCGGAAAGCCACGACAGGAACCGCAATCTAGCGAAGCCGTTAAGCCCACCGACAAAGTGGCTGATCAGGCTGCAGAACAGGCGGCGAAAAAGGCTGTGGCTAAGGCTGTTGCGGTCGAGGAACGTTCGGAGCAAGAAGCGCTGGCGAATGCTGAGGAGCGCAAGGTGTTGGAGACTTTGAAAAACTTCAAAACGCCTGATTCGTGGTCGGGGAATGTGCGGCTGGGGGTGAATTTGAGTCGTGGAGATAGTCGATGGGCGCAGAGCTATGCAACGGGCAAACTGGAGATTAAGCCTAAGCAGAGTTTGAATTATTATCGTTTTTCCGGCTCTTACACCTATCGCCAAACCGAAAGGGCGAATGGCACGGAGTATAAGTCGACGGATAAATACGATGGGGAGTTCTTGTATCGTCGCACTTTCTGGGATAACTGGTTTGTGCAGAATGCGATGGGCTACCGAGCGGACCAAATTAAAGGGATCGATCGTGAGGCGCAGGAGTTGGTCGGTATTGGCTATCGTTACAAGCCCACCAGCCAATTTGATATATTGTTTGGCGGTGGCGGCGGGGTAGAAGAGCTCGATGCGAATTATGAAGATACCCGCTCCGGGCTTAATTCGCTGGTGAATGTTTTCCAGGAAGCTACGTGGAGTCCGTTGAAGCGCACCTCACTCGTGCAGAAGTTCAATTACTACTGGAATCCCGATGATACGGACCAGTTTAACTATGTCTTTTCTGCGGCGATTCGTGTGCGCTTAACGGATCTCTTAGGCTTTGAGTTTTCCTACAACAAAAGTTTTGATAATGATGTGGGGGATGGTAATGCGCAGGATGATACCCAATGGCGTAATGCCCTGGTAGTCTATTTTTAG
- the gmk gene encoding guanylate kinase, producing the protein MNTGHLIIVSGPAGSGKTTVCDRMLAEVPGVQRVVTSTTRQPRTGEVDTIDYYFFDHETFKSKVEAGEFYEHAHVHSNRYGTLKSEIKNKLAATDLLLNIDVQGAAQMRETAQNDPLLKGKITTVFIMPPSIEELEARLRGRGTDAEDEVQRRMQVAIEEMQQSQFYDHTILSGSRDEDFAALKKIYEAVKAK; encoded by the coding sequence GTGAATACAGGTCACCTCATCATCGTATCGGGCCCCGCTGGTAGCGGGAAAACAACTGTCTGCGACCGCATGCTCGCTGAAGTGCCTGGAGTGCAACGCGTCGTCACCTCCACCACTCGCCAACCGCGCACTGGCGAAGTGGATACCATCGACTACTATTTCTTCGACCACGAGACCTTTAAATCCAAAGTCGAAGCAGGCGAATTTTACGAACACGCTCACGTCCACAGCAATCGCTACGGCACCCTCAAGAGCGAGATAAAAAATAAACTAGCCGCTACCGACCTGCTACTCAATATCGACGTACAAGGCGCCGCTCAAATGCGCGAAACCGCACAAAACGACCCGCTCTTGAAAGGTAAAATCACCACCGTCTTCATCATGCCCCCAAGCATCGAAGAGCTGGAGGCCCGCCTACGCGGACGCGGCACCGACGCCGAAGACGAAGTGCAACGCCGCATGCAAGTCGCAATCGAAGAGATGCAACAAAGCCAATTCTACGATCATACCATCCTTAGCGGCTCACGCGACGAAGACTTCGCCGCACTCAAAAAAATCTACGAAGCCGTCAAAGCTAAGTAA
- a CDS encoding KamA family radical SAM protein, whose protein sequence is MYPNDSLENWHQGQGLWADVPAEDWNSWKWQLKNRLTKLEHLEKYMKLTADERAGCLFAKDKLALAITPYFFNLIDRNDPNCPVRRQVIPRAGEMHTAPEEMLDPVGEENTKPVDGIVHRYPDRVLFLVTDRCASYCRYCTRSRLVSNAQDYNFHPEFESGLEYIRSHPEIRDVLLSGGDPLLLSDRKLDHLLGELRKIPHVEFIRIGSRIPVFLPQRITPELCEIFKKHGPIWMSIHVNHPNECTHTLRNACEQLTYAGVPIGNQSVLLRNVNDDAEVMKSLIHRLLMMRVRPYYLYQCDLITGSAHLRADPRKGIEIIRSLRGHTTGYSIPQFVIDAPGGGGKIPINPDYIKEVTDEAIVMRNFSGDEYRYPLTSDANIPNDVNAPELETILM, encoded by the coding sequence ACTGGAATAGCTGGAAATGGCAGCTTAAAAACCGCCTCACCAAGCTGGAGCATCTGGAAAAATACATGAAACTGACCGCCGACGAGCGGGCAGGCTGCCTCTTTGCCAAAGACAAACTGGCACTGGCGATCACCCCTTATTTCTTCAACTTGATAGATCGCAACGATCCAAACTGCCCGGTGCGGCGGCAAGTCATCCCCCGCGCAGGCGAAATGCACACTGCCCCAGAGGAAATGCTGGATCCTGTGGGTGAAGAAAATACGAAGCCAGTCGATGGCATCGTGCATCGCTATCCCGACCGCGTGCTCTTCCTGGTGACGGATCGCTGCGCCTCTTATTGCCGCTACTGCACGCGCAGTCGACTGGTCTCGAATGCGCAGGATTACAACTTCCACCCAGAGTTCGAAAGCGGTCTCGAATACATCCGCTCGCATCCCGAAATTCGCGACGTCCTGCTCAGTGGCGGCGATCCGCTGCTACTATCCGACCGCAAGCTGGACCACCTACTGGGCGAGTTGCGTAAAATCCCGCATGTCGAGTTCATCCGCATCGGTTCGCGCATCCCGGTATTTTTACCACAGCGCATCACGCCAGAACTGTGCGAGATTTTCAAAAAGCATGGCCCGATCTGGATGAGCATACATGTCAACCATCCAAACGAGTGCACCCATACCCTGCGTAATGCCTGCGAACAATTAACCTATGCGGGCGTGCCTATCGGCAATCAATCCGTGCTACTGCGTAATGTGAACGACGATGCCGAGGTCATGAAATCACTCATTCATCGGCTACTGATGATGCGGGTGCGGCCCTACTACCTGTATCAGTGTGACCTAATCACAGGCAGCGCACATCTCCGCGCCGACCCACGCAAAGGCATCGAAATCATCCGCAGTCTCAGAGGACACACGACTGGCTACTCCATCCCACAGTTTGTCATCGATGCACCAGGAGGCGGCGGCAAGATCCCGATCAATCCCGACTACATCAAAGAGGTTACCGATGAAGCCATCGTGATGCGCAACTTTAGTGGCGATGAATACCGCTACCCGCTCACGTCTGACGCCAACATTCCAAATGACGTAAATGCACCGGAACTCGAAACGATTTTGATGTAA